In Arthrobacter sp. SLBN-83, one DNA window encodes the following:
- a CDS encoding LutB/LldF family L-lactate oxidation iron-sulfur protein: MTTFLGMPALPAFGSGNLFAGESFPKAAHRELGNAQLRANLGHATHTIRDKRQAVVSELPDWEQLRDAGSAIKESVMARLPDLLEEFEKNFTARGGVIHWARDAREANEIVAGLVRETGETEVVKVKSMATQEIGLNEYLEEQGIEAFETDLAELIVQLDHDKPSHILVPAIHKNRTEIRDIFLREMPGADPALTNEPPVLAMAAREHLRRKFLTAKVAVSGANFALADSGTLAVVESEGNGRMCLTLPETLITVMGIEKLLPTWQDLEVFMQLLPRSSTGERMNPYTSLWTGVTEGDGPQNVHLVLLDNGRSAALADEMGRSALHCIRCSACMNVCPVYERTGGHAYGSTYPGPIGAILSPLLTGIEAEENSSLPYASSLCGACYDACPVKINIPDILVHLRSVDVDSKRGTRKVPSQMDVGMKAASWALSSGKHLGLVEKGLPLGRLAAGRDKKIKKLPGIAGGWTQSRDIPAPPTQSFRDWWAKEHKSAAPSQAAPSRDDKETQQ; encoded by the coding sequence ATGACCACCTTCTTGGGCATGCCCGCACTTCCGGCCTTCGGCTCCGGCAACCTGTTCGCGGGCGAGTCGTTTCCCAAGGCGGCCCACCGCGAACTGGGCAACGCCCAGCTGCGGGCCAACCTGGGCCACGCCACGCACACCATCCGCGACAAGCGCCAGGCCGTGGTCTCCGAACTGCCCGACTGGGAGCAGCTGCGCGATGCCGGCTCCGCCATCAAGGAGTCGGTGATGGCCAGGCTGCCCGACCTGCTGGAGGAATTCGAGAAGAACTTCACCGCACGCGGCGGCGTGATCCACTGGGCCCGCGACGCCAGGGAGGCCAACGAAATCGTGGCCGGGCTGGTCCGGGAGACCGGCGAAACCGAGGTGGTCAAGGTCAAGTCCATGGCCACGCAGGAGATCGGGCTTAACGAGTACCTCGAGGAGCAGGGAATCGAGGCCTTCGAAACGGACCTCGCCGAGCTCATCGTCCAGCTGGACCACGACAAGCCCAGCCATATCCTGGTTCCGGCCATCCATAAGAACCGCACCGAAATCCGGGACATCTTCCTCCGCGAAATGCCCGGCGCCGATCCGGCACTCACCAACGAGCCTCCCGTCCTGGCCATGGCGGCCCGCGAGCACCTGCGCCGCAAGTTCCTCACCGCCAAGGTTGCCGTGTCCGGGGCCAACTTCGCCCTTGCGGACTCCGGCACCCTGGCCGTCGTCGAATCCGAAGGCAACGGCCGCATGTGCCTCACCCTGCCGGAAACCCTGATCACCGTAATGGGCATCGAGAAGCTGCTGCCCACCTGGCAGGACCTTGAAGTGTTCATGCAGCTGCTCCCGCGTTCCTCCACGGGGGAGCGGATGAACCCGTACACCTCACTGTGGACCGGCGTCACCGAGGGTGACGGCCCGCAGAACGTGCACCTGGTACTCCTGGACAACGGCCGCAGCGCCGCGCTCGCGGATGAAATGGGCCGCTCCGCCCTGCACTGCATCCGCTGCAGCGCCTGCATGAACGTCTGCCCCGTGTACGAGCGGACCGGCGGGCATGCCTACGGCTCCACCTACCCGGGCCCCATCGGCGCGATCCTTTCTCCGCTGCTGACCGGCATCGAGGCGGAGGAAAACAGCTCCCTGCCCTACGCCTCGTCCCTGTGCGGGGCCTGCTACGACGCCTGCCCGGTGAAGATCAACATCCCGGACATCCTGGTGCACCTTCGCAGCGTGGACGTGGACAGCAAGCGCGGGACCAGGAAGGTTCCCAGCCAGATGGACGTGGGCATGAAAGCCGCGTCCTGGGCACTGTCTTCCGGCAAGCACCTCGGCCTGGTGGAGAAGGGACTGCCGCTGGGCCGCCTGGCCGCCGGACGGGACAAGAAGATCAAGAAGCTGCCCGGCATCGCCGGCGGCTGGACGCAGAGCCGCGACATCCCGGCGCCCCCCACCCAGTCCTTCCGGGACTGGTGGGCCAAGGAGCACAAGTCCGCCGCGCCGTCGCAAGCCGCGCCGTCTCGAGACGATAAGGAAACCCAGCAATGA
- a CDS encoding (Fe-S)-binding protein, whose translation MRIALFATCIVDAMYPATAKATVRILERLGHEVVFPEGQACCGQMHVNSGYLKEAVPVVANHVAAFDTADYDVAVAPSGSCVASVKHQHPMVARSCGDAALEARATAVGAKTYELSELLVDVLGVTDAGAQLGSYFPHRVTYHPSCHGMRLLRLGDRQSRLLRTVQGIDIADLPEADQCCGFGGTFSMKNADVSSAMLQDKAANVEATGAELCTGGDASCLMHIGGGLSRQGSSTTTLHLAEILASTMEEPASVTGEVRVSTGKALR comes from the coding sequence ATGAGAATTGCCTTGTTCGCCACCTGCATCGTGGATGCGATGTACCCGGCCACGGCGAAGGCCACCGTCAGGATTTTGGAGCGCCTGGGACACGAAGTGGTGTTCCCCGAGGGCCAGGCCTGCTGCGGCCAGATGCACGTCAACAGCGGCTACCTCAAGGAAGCCGTGCCCGTGGTGGCCAACCACGTGGCCGCCTTCGACACCGCGGATTACGACGTCGCCGTTGCCCCGTCCGGTTCCTGCGTTGCCTCGGTCAAGCACCAGCACCCCATGGTGGCCCGCTCCTGCGGCGATGCCGCGCTCGAAGCCCGCGCCACCGCCGTCGGAGCCAAAACCTATGAACTGTCCGAACTGCTGGTGGACGTGCTGGGCGTGACCGATGCCGGCGCCCAGCTGGGCTCCTACTTCCCGCACCGGGTCACCTACCACCCCAGCTGCCACGGCATGCGCCTGCTGCGGCTCGGGGACAGGCAGTCCCGTTTGCTGCGGACCGTGCAGGGGATTGACATCGCAGACCTGCCCGAGGCGGACCAGTGCTGCGGCTTCGGCGGCACGTTCTCCATGAAGAACGCCGACGTTTCCTCGGCCATGCTCCAGGACAAGGCGGCCAACGTCGAGGCCACCGGCGCCGAACTCTGCACCGGCGGGGACGCCTCCTGCCTCATGCACATCGGCGGCGGCCTGTCCCGCCAGGGCAGCTCCACCACCACCCTCCACCTGGCCGAAATCCTCGCCAGCACCATGGAAGAACCGGCGTCCGTCACCGGCGAAGTCCGCGTCTCTACCGGAAAGGCCCTCCGATGA
- a CDS encoding L-lactate permease: MDHFTPSTDPVLNSVAWSAIVALLPLLTFFLLLAVAKTKAHVAGGFALLVALVVGILAFKMPAGLALLSATQGGVFGAFPVLWIVVMAVWLYQVTVLSGRFEDLRRVFDVIGGGDVRLQGVLIAFCFGGLLEALAGFGAPVAITATMLLALGLPPLRAAAAVLVANTAPVAFGAMAIPITTAAGLTGLHATDIGAMVGRQAPLLATFVPLILLFILDGRKGLKDCWPAALVVGFSFAAAQFLCSNFFSYELTDIMASLVGLGAAVLFFRMWKPRGTAAARDRLGVATEAVAAAGTPGNHGTRSAGPGSVATMEAADGDRLTPARTWLALFPYFLVIVVFGIAKLWKLGVDLPAALAATDVKVPWPILHDALVGADGKPLSSTVYVFQWLSSPGTLLLITGLIVAVVYARFDDRGRFPMTVGNAVAEIGRTIFKMRWAGLTIITVLALAYVMNNSGQTVSIGVWLAGTGSFFAFLSPVLGWLGTAVTGSDTSANALFAKLQQTAGVNAGIDPNLLVAGNTAGGVVGKLISPQNLAIAATAVNLDGQESVLLRKVVGWSVGLLLVLCTIVYLQSTPVLGWMLP, from the coding sequence GTGGACCACTTCACCCCCAGCACTGACCCGGTGCTGAACAGCGTCGCCTGGTCGGCCATCGTCGCCTTGCTGCCGCTGCTGACCTTCTTTCTCCTGCTCGCCGTCGCCAAGACCAAAGCCCATGTGGCCGGCGGGTTTGCCCTGCTGGTGGCTTTGGTCGTAGGCATCCTGGCGTTCAAGATGCCGGCCGGCCTGGCGCTCCTGTCCGCAACCCAGGGCGGCGTGTTCGGCGCCTTCCCCGTGCTCTGGATCGTGGTCATGGCCGTCTGGCTGTACCAGGTGACGGTGCTCAGCGGCCGCTTTGAAGATCTCCGCCGGGTCTTCGACGTCATCGGCGGCGGCGACGTCCGCCTGCAGGGTGTCCTCATCGCCTTCTGCTTCGGCGGCCTGCTCGAAGCCCTTGCCGGTTTCGGCGCGCCGGTTGCCATTACCGCCACCATGCTGCTGGCCCTCGGCCTTCCTCCACTGCGCGCCGCCGCCGCCGTCCTGGTGGCCAACACCGCTCCGGTCGCCTTCGGCGCCATGGCCATCCCGATCACTACCGCCGCCGGACTCACCGGCCTGCACGCCACGGACATCGGCGCCATGGTGGGCCGCCAGGCACCCCTGCTGGCAACCTTCGTCCCGCTGATCCTGCTCTTCATCCTGGACGGCCGCAAAGGCCTGAAGGACTGCTGGCCTGCCGCTTTGGTGGTGGGATTCTCCTTCGCCGCAGCGCAGTTCCTCTGCTCCAACTTCTTCTCGTACGAACTCACCGACATCATGGCTTCACTGGTGGGCCTGGGCGCTGCAGTCCTGTTCTTCCGGATGTGGAAGCCCCGGGGCACCGCAGCAGCGCGCGACCGGCTGGGCGTGGCCACGGAGGCCGTTGCCGCCGCCGGAACGCCGGGCAACCACGGTACTCGAAGCGCCGGCCCGGGCAGCGTGGCCACCATGGAGGCTGCCGACGGCGACCGCCTCACCCCTGCACGCACCTGGCTCGCGCTGTTTCCCTACTTCCTGGTCATTGTGGTGTTCGGCATCGCCAAACTCTGGAAGCTCGGCGTCGACCTTCCCGCCGCCCTCGCCGCCACGGACGTCAAAGTCCCGTGGCCAATCCTCCACGACGCCCTGGTGGGCGCCGACGGCAAGCCACTGTCCTCCACGGTCTACGTCTTCCAGTGGCTCTCCAGCCCCGGCACGCTCCTGCTGATCACCGGCCTGATTGTGGCGGTTGTCTACGCCCGCTTTGATGACCGCGGCCGCTTCCCCATGACCGTGGGCAACGCCGTGGCCGAAATCGGGCGGACCATCTTCAAGATGCGCTGGGCGGGCCTCACCATCATTACCGTGCTTGCCCTTGCCTACGTCATGAACAACTCCGGCCAGACGGTCTCGATCGGCGTGTGGCTGGCCGGCACCGGAAGTTTCTTCGCATTCCTCTCCCCCGTCCTCGGCTGGCTGGGCACGGCCGTGACCGGTTCGGACACCTCGGCGAACGCACTCTTTGCCAAGCTGCAGCAGACCGCGGGCGTGAATGCGGGAATCGACCCCAACCTGCTGGTGGCCGGCAACACGGCCGGCGGCGTGGTGGGCAAACTCATCAGCCCGCAAAACCTCGCCATCGCCGCCACCGCCGTCAACCTTGACGGCCAGGAGTCGGTCCTTCTGCGTAAGGTAGTCGGATGGAGCGTGGGGTTGCTTCTGGTGCTGTGCACCATCGTCTACCTGCAGTCCACCCCAGTCCTGGGCTGGATGCTCCCCTAG
- a CDS encoding FadR/GntR family transcriptional regulator, which translates to MTTAAAGAAPRRRTHDALLKDIEADLRAGKIKVGDRLPGERTLAENYGISRASVREAIRILDAMGVVRSSVGSGPTSGAIVVSDPSAGLSSALRLHVASNRLPVEDIVQTRILLETWTARAGAAREGGDAERKQAAQLLEAMDQSQLDRATFHELDARFHVALSSLAGNEVMATIMESLSGSIVDYVKGSMDAMEDWPDVLEVLRTQHHGIFDAVQSRDGELAARLLREHIEWFYQRAGDAKPPQPHTNT; encoded by the coding sequence GTGACAACCGCCGCAGCCGGAGCAGCCCCCCGCCGTCGAACCCATGACGCGCTGCTGAAAGACATCGAAGCGGACCTGCGGGCCGGCAAGATCAAGGTCGGCGACCGGCTCCCCGGCGAACGGACCCTGGCGGAAAACTATGGAATCTCCAGGGCGTCCGTCCGCGAAGCCATCCGGATCCTCGACGCCATGGGCGTGGTCCGCAGCTCGGTGGGCTCCGGCCCCACCTCCGGTGCCATCGTCGTTTCCGATCCGTCGGCCGGGCTCTCCTCCGCGCTCCGGCTGCACGTCGCCAGCAACCGCCTGCCGGTCGAGGACATCGTCCAAACGCGCATCCTCCTGGAAACCTGGACTGCCCGTGCCGGCGCCGCACGCGAAGGCGGCGACGCGGAGCGGAAACAGGCAGCCCAGCTGCTGGAGGCCATGGACCAGTCGCAGCTGGACCGGGCAACGTTCCACGAGCTGGATGCCCGGTTCCACGTGGCACTGAGTTCGCTTGCAGGCAACGAGGTGATGGCCACCATCATGGAGTCCCTCAGCGGTTCGATCGTCGACTATGTCAAGGGATCCATGGACGCCATGGAGGACTGGCCGGACGTCCTGGAAGTCCTGCGCACCCAACACCACGGGATCTTCGATGCCGTCCAGTCCCGCGACGGCGAGCTCGCCGCGCGGCTGCTGCGCGAACACATCGAATGGTTCTACCAGCGGGCCGGGGACGCCAAGCCGCCCCAGCCACACACCAATACCTAA
- a CDS encoding FAD-binding and (Fe-S)-binding domain-containing protein, whose protein sequence is MRTATAGAESLIDQLELDTVSRRDLDRHAMAHDASHYLLVPQGVATPRDAADVGALLRRSRELGLPATFRSGGTSLSGQALSDSLLINTRQHFRGVEVLDGGTRVRVQPGATVRSVNARLAAFGRKLGPDPASEIACTVGGVIANNSSGMACGTEFNTYRTLESMVLVLPSGTVIDTADADADRRLRELEPDLHEGLLRLRRRVVGNDQSVRIIRSLFSMKNTMGYGVNSFLDYERPIDILMHLMIGSEGTLGFVAEAVFRTIEVKPAVATGLLVFNTLGAAMGALPDLVATGLATIELMDAAALKVAQAAADAPAAISTLPVQGHAALLVEHQGSDAAELSGKRAGSQRLFDSLDLATPFGLTSDPKDRAALWHVRKGLYTAVAGARPSGTNALLEDIVVPVPALAGTCGELTRLFQEHQYKESVIFGHAKDGNVHFMLNERFDDPAQLLRYQAFTDEMVDLVLGAGGSLKAEHGTGRIMAPFVRRQYGDELYAVMREIKRLIDPPNLLNPGVLLAEEPLSYIENLKVAPTVEKEVDRCVECGYCEPVCPSKDITLTPRQRIVLRRDIAAAEQRGDHALAANLRKDYDYDGVQTCAADGMCVTACPVLINTGDLVRRLRKENANTLAAAGWNKAAENWGAVTAGGGLALTVAKTLPAPLPKAATAVGRALLGTETVPAYTAVLPRGGSKRSARPDPDSIAVFFPACIGTMFGPADAAGGAGKGSAQAFLDLCERAGVRVSVPEGIESLCCGTPWKSKGFSQGYDAMAAKVLDGLYEASGRGNLPVVCDAASCTEGLDTMKRLAAAGEERYAGLRFVDSVEFVHQHVLGRLTVTAPLNSIALHPTCSSTQLGTNPALLEIAGAVTDDVFVPLNWGCCAFAGDRGLLHPELTDSATDRQAREINEREFDAYASTNRTCELGMSKATGHPYRHLLEILEEATRP, encoded by the coding sequence ATGCGAACCGCAACGGCAGGAGCCGAATCCCTTATCGACCAGCTGGAGCTGGATACCGTCAGCAGGCGGGACCTGGACCGCCACGCCATGGCACACGACGCCTCGCACTACCTCCTGGTCCCGCAGGGGGTGGCCACTCCACGCGATGCTGCCGACGTCGGCGCCCTGCTGCGGCGCAGCCGGGAGCTCGGGCTTCCCGCCACCTTCCGGTCCGGCGGCACCAGCCTGTCCGGCCAGGCCCTGAGCGACAGCTTATTGATCAACACCCGCCAGCACTTCCGCGGCGTTGAGGTGCTCGACGGCGGCACCCGGGTCCGCGTGCAGCCCGGCGCCACGGTGCGCAGCGTCAATGCCCGGCTGGCCGCGTTTGGACGCAAGCTCGGCCCGGATCCCGCCAGCGAAATCGCCTGCACCGTGGGTGGCGTCATCGCCAACAACTCCTCCGGGATGGCCTGCGGCACCGAGTTCAACACCTACCGGACACTGGAATCAATGGTGCTGGTGTTGCCTTCCGGCACTGTCATCGACACCGCTGATGCCGATGCCGACCGGCGGCTGCGTGAGCTGGAACCGGACCTCCACGAGGGCCTGCTGAGGCTGCGCCGCCGGGTGGTGGGAAACGATCAGTCCGTCCGCATCATCCGTTCACTGTTCTCCATGAAGAACACCATGGGCTACGGCGTGAACTCCTTCCTGGACTACGAACGCCCCATCGACATCCTGATGCACCTCATGATCGGCAGCGAGGGAACCCTCGGCTTCGTGGCCGAGGCCGTCTTCCGCACCATCGAGGTCAAACCCGCCGTCGCCACCGGGCTGCTGGTCTTCAACACCCTCGGCGCAGCGATGGGAGCCCTGCCGGACCTGGTGGCCACCGGCCTCGCCACCATCGAACTCATGGACGCGGCAGCGCTGAAGGTGGCCCAGGCTGCCGCCGACGCCCCCGCCGCCATCAGCACCCTGCCGGTCCAGGGGCACGCCGCACTGCTGGTTGAACACCAGGGCTCGGACGCCGCCGAGCTGTCCGGCAAGCGCGCAGGGTCGCAGCGGCTGTTCGATTCGCTGGACCTGGCCACACCCTTCGGACTGACCTCGGACCCGAAAGACCGGGCCGCCCTTTGGCACGTGCGCAAAGGCCTGTACACGGCCGTGGCCGGCGCCCGCCCGTCGGGAACCAATGCGCTGCTGGAGGACATCGTGGTCCCGGTTCCCGCCCTCGCGGGCACGTGCGGCGAACTGACGCGGCTCTTCCAAGAGCACCAGTACAAGGAATCGGTGATCTTCGGGCACGCCAAGGACGGAAACGTCCACTTCATGCTCAACGAGCGCTTCGATGATCCGGCCCAACTGCTGCGCTACCAGGCCTTCACCGATGAAATGGTGGACCTGGTCCTCGGCGCCGGCGGTTCACTCAAGGCCGAGCACGGCACCGGCCGCATCATGGCGCCCTTCGTCCGCCGCCAGTACGGCGACGAGCTCTATGCAGTGATGCGGGAAATCAAGCGGCTGATCGACCCGCCCAACCTCCTGAACCCGGGCGTGCTGCTCGCCGAGGAGCCCCTCTCCTACATCGAGAACCTGAAGGTGGCCCCCACCGTCGAGAAGGAAGTGGACCGCTGCGTCGAGTGCGGGTACTGCGAACCGGTGTGCCCCAGCAAGGACATCACGCTTACTCCGCGCCAACGCATCGTGCTTCGGCGCGACATCGCTGCCGCTGAGCAACGCGGCGACCACGCCCTCGCCGCCAACCTGCGCAAGGACTACGACTACGACGGCGTGCAGACCTGCGCGGCGGACGGCATGTGCGTCACCGCCTGCCCGGTGCTGATCAACACCGGGGACCTGGTGCGGCGGCTGCGCAAGGAAAACGCCAACACGCTCGCCGCGGCCGGCTGGAACAAGGCCGCCGAAAACTGGGGCGCCGTGACCGCCGGCGGCGGACTGGCGCTCACTGTAGCCAAGACCCTGCCGGCGCCGCTGCCCAAGGCCGCCACCGCCGTCGGCCGTGCCCTGCTGGGGACGGAGACGGTGCCCGCCTACACTGCCGTACTGCCCAGGGGCGGTTCGAAGCGCAGCGCACGCCCGGACCCGGACAGCATCGCCGTGTTCTTCCCCGCCTGTATTGGCACCATGTTCGGCCCGGCGGATGCTGCCGGAGGCGCCGGGAAGGGTTCGGCCCAGGCCTTCCTGGACCTCTGCGAGCGGGCTGGTGTGCGGGTCAGCGTTCCGGAAGGGATCGAGAGCCTGTGCTGCGGCACGCCGTGGAAGTCCAAGGGCTTCTCCCAGGGCTACGACGCCATGGCCGCCAAAGTCCTGGACGGGCTCTACGAGGCCAGCGGCCGGGGCAACCTGCCAGTGGTATGCGATGCCGCCTCCTGCACCGAAGGCCTGGACACCATGAAGCGCCTGGCGGCTGCTGGCGAAGAGCGGTACGCCGGGCTGCGCTTTGTTGACTCGGTGGAGTTCGTGCACCAGCACGTTCTGGGCCGGCTCACGGTGACCGCCCCGCTGAATTCCATCGCCCTGCACCCCACGTGCTCGTCCACCCAGCTGGGGACAAACCCGGCCCTGCTCGAGATCGCCGGGGCCGTAACGGACGACGTGTTCGTGCCGCTGAACTGGGGTTGCTGCGCGTTCGCGGGCGACCGCGGCCTGCTTCATCCGGAACTGACGGACTCCGCAACCGACCGGCAGGCCCGCGAGATCAACGAGCGGGAGTTCGACGCCTACGCCTCCACCAACCGCACCTGCGAGCTGGGAATGTCCAAGGCGACCGGCCACCCGTACCGCCACCTGCTGGAAATCCTCGAGGAGGCCACCAGGCCCTGA
- a CDS encoding DUF2891 family protein, translated as MDNDLRVQAAPDYAAVVLGNLSEPFPHSAHHTQVSAEDRPTPEQIHPAFYTSFDWHSCVHMHWLGASLLGGTPGSPLGGAAPEGASDGGAAAWVDGPTDASLREALGANLTPAKLAVERDYLLANPSWERPYGWAWLMRLAATCSASSDAQLREWGTALEPLVDAVADLSTAWMQKAQYPVRHGLHTNAAFGVGYMLDAFRSLGRADAAAACEEAARTWFANDRGWPGDWELSGQDFLSAGLSEADLMRRVLTADEFAAWFARFLPELSAESRILQPVSVTDETDGYLVHLHGLNLTRAGQVARIIATLRESASPEASTAAAVLNEALDPLLKAGLHGLESGDFMSTHWLASFAWDALGSVAALD; from the coding sequence ATGGACAACGATCTTCGCGTACAGGCGGCACCGGACTATGCTGCCGTGGTGCTGGGCAACCTCTCCGAGCCTTTCCCGCACTCGGCGCATCACACCCAGGTTTCCGCCGAGGACCGGCCCACGCCGGAGCAGATCCACCCGGCGTTCTACACCTCCTTTGACTGGCACTCCTGCGTGCACATGCACTGGCTGGGAGCCAGCCTGCTGGGCGGCACCCCCGGGTCACCCCTTGGTGGGGCTGCTCCAGAGGGAGCGTCCGACGGCGGCGCGGCGGCCTGGGTAGACGGCCCCACCGACGCGTCGCTGAGGGAAGCGCTGGGCGCCAACCTGACCCCGGCCAAGCTGGCGGTGGAGCGGGACTATCTGCTGGCCAACCCATCCTGGGAGCGGCCGTACGGCTGGGCGTGGCTGATGCGGTTGGCCGCCACCTGTTCCGCGTCCTCCGACGCGCAGTTGCGTGAGTGGGGCACCGCCCTGGAGCCACTGGTTGATGCCGTGGCGGACCTCAGCACCGCGTGGATGCAGAAGGCCCAGTACCCCGTACGGCACGGGCTGCACACCAATGCAGCCTTCGGTGTGGGCTACATGCTGGATGCGTTCCGGTCTTTGGGCCGGGCTGATGCTGCCGCGGCGTGCGAGGAGGCGGCCCGCACCTGGTTCGCGAACGACCGCGGATGGCCGGGTGACTGGGAACTGAGCGGCCAGGACTTCCTTTCCGCAGGACTCAGCGAGGCGGACCTGATGCGCCGCGTGCTGACCGCTGATGAGTTCGCTGCATGGTTCGCAAGGTTCCTTCCGGAGCTTTCCGCGGAGTCGCGCATCCTGCAGCCGGTCAGCGTCACGGATGAAACCGACGGGTACCTGGTACACCTCCACGGGCTGAACCTGACCCGCGCCGGACAGGTGGCCAGGATCATCGCCACGCTTCGGGAATCCGCCAGCCCGGAGGCCTCCACTGCTGCGGCTGTACTGAACGAGGCGCTGGACCCCCTGCTGAAGGCCGGACTCCACGGGCTGGAGAGCGGCGACTTCATGTCCACCCACTGGCTGGCCAGCTTCGCGTGGGACGCGCTGGGATCCGTGGCGGCGCTGGACTGA
- a CDS encoding DUF979 domain-containing protein, whose product MINVEAVYWLIGILFVAWASLIAADTNHPRRWGSSAFWGILGLCFFYSTWVQAGTAPGWILGVAVLVLVVLASTGLLGHGKPRTSTGPERESYAKRFGNKLFIPALTLPLVTVILVLAAPVLNIGGTPLLDPKNTTLVALAIGAVAAVVVALVILKPKNPATPIFESRRILESIGWAALLPQMLTTLGILFTKAGVGTAVGNLASGLLPKGSLIAGVLVYCIGMFLFTVLMGNGFAAFPIMTAAIGWPVLVQTFHGDPAIIFAIGMLAGFCGTLCTPMAANFNLVPSALLEMKNKYGVITAQVGTAIPLLAVNIALMYFLAFH is encoded by the coding sequence ATGATCAACGTTGAAGCCGTCTACTGGCTGATCGGCATTCTGTTCGTCGCCTGGGCATCCCTGATTGCCGCCGACACCAACCACCCCCGCCGCTGGGGCAGCTCCGCCTTCTGGGGCATCCTGGGCCTGTGCTTCTTCTACAGCACCTGGGTCCAGGCAGGCACCGCACCGGGCTGGATCCTGGGCGTCGCCGTCCTGGTCCTGGTGGTGCTGGCCTCCACCGGCCTGCTGGGCCACGGCAAGCCCCGCACCTCCACCGGCCCCGAGCGTGAGTCCTACGCCAAGCGCTTTGGCAACAAGCTGTTCATCCCGGCCCTGACGCTGCCGCTGGTCACCGTGATCCTGGTGCTGGCCGCGCCCGTGCTGAACATCGGCGGCACCCCGCTGCTCGACCCCAAGAACACCACGCTGGTAGCCCTGGCCATCGGCGCCGTAGCCGCCGTCGTCGTCGCCCTTGTGATCCTGAAGCCGAAGAACCCGGCCACGCCCATCTTCGAAAGCCGCCGCATCCTGGAATCCATCGGCTGGGCCGCGCTGCTGCCCCAGATGCTCACCACGCTCGGCATCCTCTTCACCAAGGCCGGCGTGGGCACCGCCGTGGGCAACCTGGCCTCCGGGCTCCTGCCCAAGGGCTCGCTGATCGCCGGCGTGCTGGTCTACTGCATCGGCATGTTCCTCTTCACCGTGCTGATGGGCAACGGCTTCGCCGCCTTCCCGATCATGACCGCGGCCATCGGCTGGCCGGTGCTGGTGCAGACCTTCCACGGCGACCCCGCCATCATCTTCGCCATCGGCATGCTGGCCGGCTTCTGCGGCACGCTCTGCACCCCCATGGCTGCCAACTTCAACCTGGTGCCGTCCGCGCTGCTGGAGATGAAGAACAAGTACGGCGTCATCACGGCGCAGGTGGGCACGGCCATCCCGCTGCTGGCGGTCAACATCGCGCTGATGTACTTCCTGGCCTTCCACTAA
- a CDS encoding DUF969 domain-containing protein, which translates to MLVLIGVLLVIVGFAIRLNPLIVVTVAGIVTALLGGMNPAQILDAFGTGFASSRSVTIFVAVLPVVGIIEFFGLQEQAKVLIGRLAKLTAGRVLIGYLAVRQITAAVGLNSIGGHAQTVRPLVFPMAEGAALRRYGHVPEKISEKIKGHSAGADNVGVFFGEDVFVAVGSILLITTFVDTTYHLHLEPLQLALWAIPTAIAAFLIHGFRLLRLDKQLDKEYREYELTAPKEAAGEAK; encoded by the coding sequence ATGCTTGTACTCATCGGGGTGCTGCTGGTGATCGTTGGCTTCGCCATCCGCCTGAACCCCCTGATTGTCGTCACCGTCGCCGGCATCGTCACCGCACTGCTGGGCGGCATGAACCCCGCGCAGATCCTCGATGCGTTCGGCACCGGCTTTGCCAGCAGCCGCTCGGTCACCATCTTCGTGGCGGTGCTGCCGGTGGTGGGCATCATCGAATTCTTCGGGCTGCAGGAGCAGGCCAAGGTCCTCATCGGCCGCCTGGCCAAGCTGACCGCAGGCCGCGTGCTCATCGGTTACCTGGCCGTCCGCCAGATCACCGCCGCCGTGGGCCTGAACAGCATCGGCGGCCACGCCCAGACCGTCCGCCCGCTGGTGTTCCCCATGGCCGAGGGCGCCGCGCTGCGCCGCTACGGCCACGTGCCGGAAAAGATCAGCGAGAAGATCAAGGGCCACTCCGCCGGTGCGGACAACGTGGGCGTGTTCTTCGGCGAGGACGTGTTCGTCGCCGTCGGCTCCATCCTGCTGATCACCACGTTCGTTGACACCACGTACCACCTCCACCTGGAGCCGCTCCAGCTGGCCCTGTGGGCCATCCCCACCGCCATCGCAGCGTTCCTCATCCACGGCTTCCGGCTCCTGCGCCTGGACAAGCAACTGGACAAGGAATACCGCGAGTACGAGCTCACCGCCCCGAAGGAAGCCGCAGGAGAAGCCAAATGA